The proteins below are encoded in one region of Aquisphaera giovannonii:
- a CDS encoding serine/threonine-protein kinase codes for MANFGPGTAGRGGDAAIAADRGRTTSPPEASASAGRGDPRVAAALEEYLGALEAGVPPSRESFLGRHADIAQALEDCLPGLEFVRAAGLRFEGASSREDREDPARAMTKVAGEAGMGRLGDYRILRELGRGSMGVVYEAEQVSLGRLVALKVLPFAAAIDPRRKQRFQIEAQAAAQLRHPHIVPVFAAGSDRGIHFYAMQLVEGRTLAQVIRAARGPGGGDPAATEEPSPADASTREVRPAAQARPEDGPPDPAPPASPEGSGRRSLDPRTVARLGIEAALALEHAHSLGVVHRDIKPANLMVDQSGSLWVTDFGLAQFRGDASLTRTGDVVGTLRYMSPEQALARRGVVDQRTDVYALGLTLYEMLTLRPAFDGDSHHELLRQIAVDEPAPPRKIEPSVPRDLETIVLKAASKEPAGRYATAQEMADDLRRFLDDRPIRARRPTRPERCLRWARRHRQVVLTAVGVLLVAAAVGVAAVAVQARKTHAVELTLLAHIRRSFPAVDLITMSAMQEATQSSNEHAGAADPGHLQEVYDKALAVYQEVADLPPIDPEFRKIIARAVHRMGLTRAFMSVARGSESGPDRRYWPVAEENFRDAVARFERILSEKPGDFEARRWTADALGGWGLGWFLAMTGRVEEAIPHNRRAFSIRRELTLESRGDSPVAAEELASLVWLTEHFSGLYASLGRKAELEDIRAELLSIGRELAQREWTPGQRRELATPLAAYGARLGAPDSRRFAVDLLLLAVRIDPSSPEANNNLAWRLASDPDVSPHDARLALSAARKAVGLNPSSWANWNTLGAAAYRAGEWQAASEAIDRSMELNKGGTPLDWAFMAMTRSRQGRPDEAADWLRRARQAASPDEEARRFLAEAESVLGHAPMGRPGTVEAGRK; via the coding sequence ATGGCCAATTTCGGGCCGGGCACGGCCGGGCGAGGCGGGGACGCGGCGATCGCCGCGGATCGCGGCCGAACGACCAGCCCCCCGGAGGCGTCCGCCTCGGCGGGGCGTGGCGACCCCCGGGTCGCGGCCGCGCTCGAGGAGTATCTCGGCGCGCTGGAGGCCGGCGTGCCCCCCTCCCGGGAGTCGTTCCTGGGACGGCATGCGGATATCGCCCAGGCCCTGGAGGATTGCCTCCCCGGCCTGGAGTTCGTCCGCGCGGCCGGCCTGCGGTTCGAGGGGGCATCGTCGCGGGAGGACCGCGAGGACCCGGCCCGTGCGATGACGAAGGTCGCGGGCGAGGCGGGCATGGGACGCCTGGGGGACTATCGGATCCTCCGCGAGCTGGGGCGGGGGAGTATGGGGGTCGTGTACGAGGCCGAGCAGGTCTCGCTCGGCCGCCTGGTGGCCCTCAAGGTCCTGCCCTTCGCCGCCGCCATCGACCCGCGGCGGAAGCAGCGATTCCAGATCGAGGCCCAGGCGGCCGCCCAGCTCAGGCACCCCCACATCGTGCCGGTCTTCGCGGCCGGCTCCGACCGGGGGATCCATTTCTATGCGATGCAGCTCGTGGAGGGGAGGACGCTCGCCCAGGTCATCAGGGCCGCGCGGGGCCCGGGCGGCGGGGACCCCGCCGCGACCGAGGAGCCGTCGCCGGCCGACGCGTCGACGCGGGAGGTCCGGCCCGCTGCGCAGGCCCGGCCGGAGGATGGCCCGCCCGACCCGGCCCCCCCCGCGTCTCCCGAGGGCTCGGGCCGGCGTTCCCTCGACCCGCGGACGGTGGCCCGGCTGGGGATCGAAGCGGCCCTCGCCCTCGAGCACGCGCACTCGCTGGGCGTCGTCCATCGCGACATCAAGCCGGCCAACCTCATGGTCGACCAGTCCGGCTCGCTGTGGGTGACCGACTTCGGCCTGGCCCAGTTCCGGGGCGACGCCAGCCTGACCCGCACCGGCGACGTCGTCGGCACCCTCCGGTACATGAGCCCGGAGCAGGCGCTGGCCCGCCGGGGCGTCGTCGATCAGCGGACCGACGTCTACGCCCTGGGCCTGACGCTCTACGAGATGCTCACCCTCCGCCCCGCCTTCGACGGCGATTCGCACCACGAGTTGCTCCGCCAGATCGCCGTGGACGAGCCGGCGCCGCCCCGGAAGATCGAGCCGTCCGTCCCGCGCGACCTGGAAACGATCGTCCTCAAGGCGGCGAGCAAGGAGCCCGCGGGCCGCTACGCGACGGCCCAGGAGATGGCCGATGACCTCCGACGTTTCCTCGACGACCGTCCCATCCGGGCGCGCCGCCCGACGCGGCCGGAACGGTGCTTGCGATGGGCACGCCGCCACCGGCAGGTGGTCCTGACGGCCGTCGGCGTGCTGCTCGTCGCGGCGGCCGTCGGGGTCGCGGCGGTCGCGGTGCAGGCCAGGAAGACTCACGCGGTCGAGCTCACCCTGCTGGCCCATATCCGCAGGTCGTTCCCGGCCGTCGACCTGATCACGATGAGCGCCATGCAGGAAGCGACGCAATCGTCGAACGAGCATGCCGGGGCCGCCGATCCCGGCCACCTGCAGGAGGTGTACGACAAGGCGCTCGCCGTTTATCAAGAGGTCGCGGACTTGCCCCCGATCGACCCCGAGTTCCGCAAGATCATCGCGCGGGCCGTCCATCGCATGGGGCTGACCCGCGCCTTCATGAGCGTCGCCCGCGGCTCGGAATCCGGCCCCGACCGTCGGTACTGGCCCGTGGCGGAGGAGAACTTCCGCGACGCCGTCGCGCGCTTCGAGCGGATCCTCTCCGAGAAGCCCGGGGACTTCGAGGCGCGTCGCTGGACGGCGGACGCCCTGGGAGGTTGGGGGCTGGGGTGGTTCCTCGCCATGACGGGGCGCGTGGAAGAGGCCATCCCCCACAATCGCCGCGCCTTCTCGATCCGACGCGAGCTCACACTGGAGTCGCGCGGAGACTCGCCCGTCGCGGCGGAGGAGCTGGCGTCGCTGGTCTGGCTCACCGAGCATTTCTCGGGGCTTTACGCAAGCCTTGGCCGGAAGGCGGAGCTCGAGGACATCCGTGCCGAGCTCCTGTCGATCGGCCGCGAGCTCGCCCAGCGGGAGTGGACCCCGGGTCAGCGACGCGAGCTGGCCACGCCGCTCGCGGCCTACGGCGCCCGCCTGGGGGCGCCGGATTCCCGTCGATTCGCGGTGGACCTCCTCCTCCTCGCGGTCCGGATCGACCCGTCGAGCCCGGAGGCGAACAACAACCTCGCCTGGAGGTTGGCGAGCGATCCCGACGTCTCCCCGCACGACGCTCGCCTCGCCCTGTCCGCGGCCCGGAAGGCGGTCGGCCTGAACCCATCCAGCTGGGCGAACTGGAACACACTCGGCGCCGCCGCCTATCGTGCCGGGGAGTGGCAGGCGGCCTCGGAGGCGATCGACAGGTCGATGGAGCTCAATAAGGGGGGCACTCCCCTGGACTGGGCATTCATGGCGATGACGCGATCCAGACAGGGACGCCCCGACGAGGCCGCCGACTGGCTCCGGCGTGCCCGCCAGGCCGCCTCGCCCGACGAGGAGGCGAGGCGCTTCCTGGCCGAGGCGGAGTCCGTCCTGGGCCACGCCCCGATGGGGCGGCCGGGCACCGTCGAGGCGGGCAGGAAGTAG
- a CDS encoding ceramide glucosyltransferase — protein sequence MPSPLNGNLILGLVAIVAVLSTLLSLAALAWLIRPRRGRRVAARPAFTPPVTILKPLKGLDEELEDNLRSFFLLDYPEYQLLFGVADQDDPAIAVVRRLMAEYPRRDAQLVVGCPPFGLNPKVENLASLDRYRKHGVLLISDSNVRVRPGYLRETACYLAEPGVGLVTNLFAGVGEARSGAIMENLQLNGFIAGNMALASLMRITCVVGKSMMMPAEVLEAIGGFARVRNLLAEDQVIGVLVRKSGYSIRISHHVIDNVNVRRGFNWFLNRHSRWYKIRRQMATATFVAEPLANLAVVGLVWAFSGDSGVAWGGLAGLVGLGMARDAIQTRWLSGRFPRLRHLLFSPLKDVLLLPLWFDATVNARVQWRGHRFRVGRLTRLRESRTSREVRRRLRRARRFRAQHGPSAPLPDAAPAREPRRPLRPGPELPGTPQDLGEGP from the coding sequence ATGCCGTCTCCGCTCAACGGGAACCTGATCCTCGGGCTGGTCGCCATCGTCGCCGTGCTGTCGACGCTGCTCTCCCTGGCGGCCCTCGCCTGGCTGATCCGGCCGCGGCGCGGCCGCCGGGTCGCCGCCCGGCCGGCGTTCACGCCGCCCGTGACGATCCTCAAGCCGCTGAAGGGGCTGGACGAGGAGCTCGAGGACAACCTGCGGAGCTTCTTCCTCCTCGACTATCCGGAATATCAGCTCCTCTTCGGGGTCGCCGACCAGGACGACCCGGCCATCGCCGTGGTCCGCCGCCTGATGGCGGAATACCCCCGGCGGGATGCTCAGCTCGTCGTCGGCTGCCCGCCGTTCGGGCTCAACCCGAAGGTGGAGAACCTGGCGTCGCTGGACCGGTATCGGAAGCACGGCGTGCTGCTGATCTCCGACTCCAACGTCCGCGTGCGGCCCGGCTACCTCCGCGAGACGGCCTGCTACCTCGCCGAGCCGGGCGTGGGGCTCGTGACCAACCTGTTCGCCGGGGTGGGGGAGGCCCGCTCCGGGGCGATCATGGAGAACCTCCAGCTCAACGGCTTCATCGCCGGCAACATGGCGCTGGCGTCGCTGATGCGGATCACCTGCGTCGTCGGCAAGTCCATGATGATGCCCGCGGAGGTGCTCGAGGCGATCGGCGGCTTCGCCCGCGTCCGCAACCTCCTGGCGGAGGACCAGGTCATCGGCGTCCTCGTCCGGAAGTCGGGCTACTCCATCCGGATCTCCCACCACGTCATCGACAACGTCAACGTGCGCCGGGGCTTCAACTGGTTCCTGAACCGGCACTCGCGGTGGTACAAGATCCGCCGCCAGATGGCGACCGCGACGTTCGTGGCGGAGCCGCTCGCGAACCTCGCGGTGGTCGGGCTGGTCTGGGCCTTCTCGGGGGACTCGGGGGTCGCCTGGGGGGGCCTGGCGGGGCTCGTCGGCCTGGGGATGGCCCGGGACGCGATCCAGACGCGATGGCTCTCGGGCCGCTTTCCGAGGTTACGGCACCTGCTGTTCAGCCCGCTCAAGGACGTCCTGCTCCTGCCGCTCTGGTTCGACGCGACCGTCAACGCCCGGGTGCAGTGGCGGGGCCATCGCTTCCGCGTCGGCCGGCTGACCCGGCTTCGCGAGTCCCGCACCTCGCGCGAGGTGCGCCGACGCCTGCGGCGTGCCCGGAGGTTCCGGGCCCAGCACGGCCCGTCTGCCCCGCTCCCCGACGCCGCCCCGGCCCGCGAGCCCCGGCGGCCGCTCAGGCCCGGCCCCGAATTGCCGGGGACGCCGCAGGACCTCGGGGAAGGGCCTTGA
- a CDS encoding ABC transporter substrate-binding protein/permease (The N-terminal region of this protein, as described by TIGR01726, is a three transmembrane segment that identifies a subfamily of ABC transporter permease subunits, which specificities that include histidine, arginine, glutamine, glutamate, L-cystine (sic), the opines (in Agrobacterium) octopine and nopaline, etc.), translated as MEEDPDASESDASPVASSPPARPDLAPRRPSPSNLAVALLSLLSLSLGPLTIAPPAKADGLGRVKASATLRYGSDMEGGGPYAYPDPRSPREVTGFEVELMAMLGKELGVAAEFSQGQWDKLLQVLSAGRIDAVVNGYEWTEARAREYAATRPYYVYQLQLLAPKGSPVASWEDLKRPRPDGRRWTVGVLVGSAAERFAAEDGGSAVDVIPFDGSTDAMLAVQNGQSDATLQDVPAARFYRDRYPGLASAGPPVSRGYYVIYTRAEDASLRDALDRGLAGLTASGELRRLYEKYGIWTEAQAELDAFSGPIEVASGDGVARGWRLINQYSGLLLDAAKVTVILATCSMPLAMAIGLVVALARLHGPRALQPFLTGYVELIRGTPLMLQLYVLFFVLKLPRWVAGIGGLAINYSAYEAEIYRAGLQAIPAGQMEAALALGMSRGMALRRVIVPQAVRIVIPPVTNDFIALFKDTSVCSVVTLVELTKQYSILANSTGGALEFALAAATLYMLMSVPLSWFSRWSERRLAGDLKGGEA; from the coding sequence ATGGAAGAGGATCCCGACGCATCGGAATCCGATGCATCCCCCGTCGCCTCATCTCCCCCCGCGCGGCCGGACCTTGCCCCGCGCCGCCCGTCGCCGTCGAACCTCGCCGTCGCGCTGCTCTCGCTCCTGTCGCTTTCCCTCGGTCCTCTGACGATCGCCCCGCCGGCGAAGGCTGACGGCCTGGGCCGGGTCAAGGCCTCCGCCACGCTGCGCTACGGCAGCGACATGGAGGGCGGCGGCCCCTACGCCTACCCCGATCCCCGCAGCCCGCGCGAGGTCACCGGGTTCGAGGTCGAGCTGATGGCGATGCTCGGCAAGGAGCTGGGCGTCGCGGCCGAATTCAGCCAGGGCCAGTGGGACAAGCTGCTCCAGGTCCTCTCCGCGGGACGGATCGACGCCGTCGTCAACGGCTACGAGTGGACCGAGGCCCGCGCCCGCGAGTACGCCGCCACGCGTCCCTACTACGTGTATCAGCTCCAGCTGCTCGCGCCCAAGGGCTCCCCCGTCGCGTCCTGGGAGGACCTGAAGCGGCCCCGCCCCGACGGGAGGCGCTGGACGGTGGGCGTCCTCGTCGGCTCCGCGGCGGAGCGGTTCGCGGCCGAGGACGGAGGCTCGGCGGTGGACGTCATCCCCTTCGACGGGTCCACCGACGCGATGCTGGCGGTCCAGAACGGCCAGTCCGACGCGACGCTCCAGGACGTGCCGGCGGCGCGGTTCTATCGCGACCGCTATCCGGGCCTGGCCTCCGCCGGGCCCCCGGTCTCCCGCGGCTACTACGTCATCTACACCCGCGCCGAGGACGCGTCGCTCCGCGATGCGCTCGACCGGGGCCTCGCCGGGTTGACGGCCTCCGGCGAACTGAGGCGGCTGTACGAGAAGTACGGGATCTGGACCGAGGCCCAGGCGGAGCTAGACGCGTTCTCCGGCCCGATCGAGGTCGCCTCCGGCGACGGGGTCGCGAGGGGCTGGCGGCTCATCAACCAGTATTCCGGGCTGCTGCTCGACGCGGCGAAGGTCACGGTCATCCTCGCCACCTGCTCGATGCCCCTGGCGATGGCGATCGGCCTGGTCGTGGCGCTCGCGAGGCTCCACGGCCCGCGCGCCTTGCAGCCTTTCCTCACCGGGTACGTCGAGCTGATCCGCGGCACGCCGCTCATGCTCCAGCTCTACGTGCTCTTCTTCGTGCTCAAGCTCCCCCGCTGGGTCGCCGGGATCGGCGGCCTGGCGATCAACTACTCGGCCTACGAGGCGGAGATCTATCGCGCGGGGCTCCAGGCGATCCCGGCCGGCCAGATGGAGGCGGCCCTGGCGCTCGGCATGAGCCGGGGGATGGCGTTGCGACGGGTCATCGTCCCGCAGGCCGTCCGGATCGTCATCCCCCCGGTCACGAACGACTTCATCGCCCTGTTCAAGGACACGTCGGTCTGCTCCGTGGTCACGCTCGTCGAGCTGACCAAGCAGTACTCGATCCTCGCCAACAGCACCGGCGGCGCCCTCGAGTTCGCGCTGGCCGCGGCGACGCTCTACATGCTGATGAGCGTCCCCCTCTCGTGGTTCTCCCGCTGGTCCGAGCGGCGGCTCGCCGGCGATCTGAAGGGAGGTGAGGCGTGA
- a CDS encoding heavy metal sensor histidine kinase, with amino-acid sequence MSSKSAARSWSMGRRMAAWYAGSSAVLLIVATTSLYWMIAASLDAEGDRWLGESIEYLRNYQLRTGRYPAPEDSPADEARIRDEEGRVIFETPASSDRLPAAIVPGAAGVDHRTAAGRWYRALSRRADGRTYEVCFDRTTELALLGRYRHYMAFVLIPALAATAVAGVVIARRGLRPVGNMAETVRRIGPERLGERIAIGGLPTELDDLARTFNVMLDRLQESFGRLERFSGDIAHELRTPVHAIRNVAEVTLATSRTRDEDREALAACLDSAETLSRLVERLLFLARADDPRMALDLETLDVAGELTAIRDFYGPAAEEAGVDLSVAAPPRLTARLDRTLFQRALGNLLTNALTHTPAGGRVTIAASAASKTLEVSVSDTGDGVAEEHLARLFDRFYRPDRARTAGQGVGLGLSIVKSIVELHRGRASVASRPGEGTVVTLHFPAGGDDETVISA; translated from the coding sequence ATGTCCTCGAAGTCCGCGGCTAGGTCCTGGTCGATGGGCAGGCGGATGGCCGCCTGGTACGCCGGGTCTTCGGCCGTGCTCCTCATCGTCGCGACGACGAGCCTCTACTGGATGATCGCCGCGAGCCTCGACGCCGAGGGGGATCGGTGGCTCGGCGAGTCGATCGAATACCTGAGGAATTACCAACTTCGCACCGGCCGGTACCCCGCCCCGGAGGATTCGCCGGCCGATGAGGCCCGCATCCGTGATGAGGAGGGGAGAGTCATCTTCGAGACGCCCGCGTCGAGCGATCGCCTGCCGGCGGCGATCGTGCCGGGGGCGGCCGGCGTCGATCATCGGACCGCCGCGGGGAGGTGGTATCGCGCCCTCTCCCGGCGTGCCGACGGCCGGACCTATGAAGTCTGCTTCGACCGGACGACCGAGCTGGCCCTGCTGGGGCGATACCGACACTACATGGCCTTCGTGCTCATCCCCGCCCTGGCCGCGACGGCCGTCGCCGGCGTCGTGATCGCCCGTCGCGGACTCAGGCCGGTCGGCAACATGGCGGAAACGGTGCGGCGTATCGGCCCCGAGCGGCTCGGCGAGCGGATCGCCATCGGAGGGCTGCCCACCGAGCTCGATGACCTGGCCCGGACCTTCAACGTCATGCTCGACCGCCTTCAGGAGTCGTTCGGCCGCCTGGAGCGATTCTCCGGCGACATCGCCCACGAGCTCCGGACGCCCGTCCACGCCATCCGGAACGTCGCCGAGGTCACCCTGGCGACGTCCCGCACGCGGGACGAGGACCGCGAGGCGCTTGCGGCCTGCCTGGACTCGGCCGAGACGCTCTCCCGCCTCGTCGAACGGCTCCTGTTCCTCGCCCGCGCGGACGATCCGCGCATGGCCCTCGACCTGGAGACGCTCGACGTGGCCGGCGAGCTGACGGCCATCCGCGACTTCTACGGACCGGCGGCGGAGGAAGCGGGGGTCGACCTGTCGGTCGCCGCCCCGCCACGCCTCACGGCCCGGCTCGACCGGACCCTTTTCCAGAGGGCGCTGGGCAACCTCCTCACCAATGCCCTGACGCATACGCCCGCGGGCGGCCGCGTGACGATCGCGGCGTCCGCGGCGAGCAAGACGCTCGAGGTCTCCGTGTCGGATACGGGCGACGGCGTCGCCGAGGAGCACCTGGCTCGACTCTTCGATCGGTTCTATCGGCCCGACCGGGCCCGGACCGCCGGCCAGGGGGTTGGGCTCGGCCTCTCGATCGTGAAGAGCATCGTCGAGCTGCACCGCGGCCGCGCATCGGTGGCGAGCCGGCCGGGCGAAGGGACGGTCGTCACGTTGCATTTCCCGGCCGGCGGAGATGACGAAACCGTCATCTCGGCGTAA
- a CDS encoding DUF1559 domain-containing protein yields MPRRHAPVRGFTLIELLVVISIIGVLIALLLPAVQAAREAARRAQCTNNLKQLALAAHNYESANGCFPMGSPVKVATYSAGWIKAGEYDWGHSLFVAMLPQMEQGPLFNAVNFSVNIELAENMTIHRSQIQTLLCPSDNLGWQTDEPTQWANYAGFRVTHGSYSGCTGTWSHWKDDPRTAPSLATLVAQDNGIFYANSRTRLADVTDGTSNTILLGERATFDRFRSFSNWWFSGWNGASLFDTLTAMNPQRLVAISSLPMPRPDDWPGVVDNALLNSASSRHPGGANVAMADGSVRFLKETIQSWPVDSFGNPTGVKDGGGTMYPFDGTTLYTLLPGTSLGVYQALSTRSGGEVISSDSY; encoded by the coding sequence ATGCCGCGACGCCACGCCCCTGTCCGGGGATTCACGCTGATCGAGCTGCTGGTCGTCATCTCGATCATCGGAGTCCTGATCGCGCTCCTGCTGCCCGCCGTGCAGGCCGCCCGCGAGGCCGCCAGGCGGGCGCAGTGCACCAACAACCTCAAGCAGCTCGCCCTGGCCGCCCACAACTACGAGTCGGCCAACGGGTGCTTCCCCATGGGGAGCCCGGTGAAGGTGGCGACCTATTCCGCGGGCTGGATCAAGGCGGGGGAGTACGACTGGGGCCACAGCCTCTTCGTCGCGATGCTGCCCCAGATGGAGCAAGGGCCCCTCTTCAACGCGGTGAACTTCTCGGTGAACATCGAGCTGGCCGAGAACATGACGATTCACCGGAGCCAGATCCAGACCCTGCTGTGCCCGAGCGACAACCTCGGGTGGCAGACCGACGAGCCGACTCAATGGGCGAATTACGCCGGCTTTCGCGTGACCCACGGCAGCTACAGCGGCTGCACGGGGACCTGGTCGCACTGGAAGGACGACCCGAGGACAGCTCCGTCCCTCGCGACGCTCGTGGCCCAGGACAACGGCATCTTCTACGCGAACAGCCGGACCCGGCTGGCCGACGTGACCGACGGCACGAGCAACACCATCCTGCTGGGGGAGCGGGCGACCTTCGATCGGTTCCGGTCGTTCTCGAATTGGTGGTTCTCCGGCTGGAACGGCGCCAGCCTCTTCGACACGCTGACCGCGATGAACCCCCAGCGCCTGGTCGCGATCTCGTCGCTCCCCATGCCGAGGCCGGACGACTGGCCGGGCGTCGTGGATAATGCCCTCCTGAACTCCGCCTCGAGCCGTCACCCGGGGGGCGCAAACGTCGCGATGGCGGACGGCTCGGTCCGGTTCCTGAAGGAGACGATCCAGAGCTGGCCCGTGGACTCGTTCGGCAATCCCACCGGGGTCAAGGACGGCGGCGGGACCATGTATCCGTTCGACGGGACCACGCTCTACACGCTGCTGCCGGGCACGAGCCTGGGGGTCTATCAGGCCCTCTCGACGCGGAGCGGCGGCGAGGTCATCAGCTCCGACAGCTATTGA
- a CDS encoding MFS transporter codes for MATVTSRAAMEFRTDVPARMDRLPWSRWHWLVVAALGITWIIDGLEVTLIGTVSTVLQEPESLHFSGQEIGLLGTAYLAGAVLGALVFGYLTDRLGRKKLFTVTLGLYLVAAFCTAISWNFASFAFFRFLTGAAIGGEYSAINSAIDELIPARVRGWADLAINGTFWVGAAAGSLASVILLNKRFLPADVGWRVGFGLGAALGVIIILLRKYVPESPRWLLTHGHPEEAERIVADLEKRIEGERKEPLPAQTGGSITIRHRDPIGFGELASVMLKMYPGRTVLGLALIISQAFLYNGVFFTFPLILKKFYEVPVDHTGLYLLPFALTNFLGPLTLGRFFDTVGRKPMIAGTYTISAVLLAGTGYLFAAGSFGPAAQTLLWAIIFFFASSAASSAYLTVSEIFPVELRGMVIALFFAAGTLLGGTLAPWLFGRLVDSGSRDMLFYGDLFAAALLMATVGVVLVFGVKAEGASLEDIATPLSAALDSEAAEHGSTAPGGKSLAG; via the coding sequence ATGGCCACGGTGACCTCGAGGGCGGCGATGGAATTCCGGACGGACGTGCCGGCGCGGATGGACCGGCTGCCGTGGAGCCGATGGCACTGGCTGGTCGTCGCGGCCCTGGGGATCACCTGGATCATCGACGGGCTGGAGGTCACGCTCATCGGGACGGTGAGCACGGTGCTCCAGGAGCCCGAGAGCCTGCACTTCAGCGGCCAGGAGATCGGGCTGCTCGGGACGGCCTACCTCGCCGGGGCGGTGCTCGGCGCGCTGGTGTTCGGGTACCTGACCGACCGGCTCGGGCGGAAGAAGCTGTTCACGGTCACGCTGGGGCTCTACCTCGTGGCGGCCTTCTGCACGGCGATCTCCTGGAACTTCGCCAGCTTCGCGTTCTTCCGCTTCCTGACCGGGGCGGCCATCGGGGGCGAGTACTCGGCGATCAACTCCGCCATCGACGAGCTGATCCCGGCGCGGGTGCGGGGGTGGGCGGACCTGGCGATCAACGGCACGTTCTGGGTCGGGGCCGCGGCCGGGTCGCTCGCCAGCGTGATCCTCCTGAACAAGCGGTTCCTGCCGGCCGACGTCGGCTGGCGGGTCGGCTTCGGCCTCGGCGCGGCGCTCGGGGTGATCATCATCCTCCTCCGCAAGTACGTGCCCGAGAGCCCGCGATGGCTCCTGACGCACGGCCATCCGGAAGAGGCCGAGCGGATCGTCGCGGACCTGGAGAAGCGGATCGAGGGTGAGCGGAAGGAGCCCCTCCCGGCCCAGACCGGCGGCAGCATCACGATCCGCCACCGCGACCCGATCGGGTTCGGGGAGCTGGCCTCGGTGATGCTCAAGATGTACCCCGGGCGCACCGTGCTCGGCCTGGCGCTGATCATCTCCCAGGCCTTCCTCTACAACGGGGTCTTCTTCACGTTCCCGCTCATCCTCAAGAAGTTCTACGAGGTGCCGGTGGACCATACGGGCCTCTACCTGCTGCCCTTCGCGCTCACGAATTTCCTCGGCCCGCTCACCCTCGGCCGCTTCTTCGACACGGTCGGCCGCAAGCCGATGATCGCCGGGACGTACACGATCTCGGCGGTGCTCCTGGCCGGCACGGGCTACCTGTTCGCGGCGGGGTCGTTCGGGCCGGCGGCGCAGACGCTGCTGTGGGCGATCATCTTCTTCTTCGCCTCGTCGGCGGCGAGCTCGGCGTACCTGACGGTGAGCGAGATCTTCCCCGTGGAGCTCCGCGGCATGGTCATCGCCCTCTTCTTCGCCGCCGGCACGCTCCTGGGCGGGACCCTCGCCCCCTGGCTGTTCGGCAGGCTCGTGGACTCCGGCAGCCGCGACATGCTCTTCTACGGCGACCTGTTCGCCGCGGCCCTGCTCATGGCCACCGTCGGAGTCGTGCTGGTCTTCGGCGTCAAGGCGGAGGGCGCCTCGCTGGAAGACATCGCCACGCCGCTCTCCGCGGCGCTCGATTCGGAGGCCGCGGAGCACGGCAGCACGGCGCCGGGGGGCAAGTCGTTGGCCGGGTGA
- a CDS encoding amino acid ABC transporter ATP-binding protein: MIEVSGLVKRHGALEVLKGLDLTVARGEVATIIGPSGSGKSTFLRCLNGLEAFQAGAVVVDGLRVEAGDPAAVRNRTLRQVCRRAGMVFQSFNLFAHMTVLENVIEAPRCVLGLAREPAVERARRLLERVGMGDRLDALPRHLSGGQQQRVAIARALAMEPPVMLFDEPTSALDPKMTGEVLAVMSDLAGDGLTMVVVTHAMHFARRVSTTVHVFGDGRVVESGPPGRIFDDPRHEATRTLLSQVLAA, encoded by the coding sequence ATCATCGAGGTCTCCGGCCTGGTGAAGCGTCACGGGGCCCTGGAGGTCCTCAAGGGGCTCGACCTCACCGTCGCCAGGGGCGAGGTCGCGACGATCATCGGGCCTTCCGGGAGCGGCAAGAGCACGTTCCTCCGCTGCCTCAACGGCCTGGAGGCCTTCCAGGCCGGTGCGGTCGTCGTGGACGGCCTGCGGGTCGAGGCCGGGGATCCGGCGGCCGTCCGGAACAGGACGCTCCGCCAGGTCTGCCGCCGGGCGGGCATGGTCTTCCAGTCGTTCAACCTGTTCGCGCACATGACCGTGCTGGAGAACGTGATCGAGGCGCCCCGGTGCGTCCTCGGCCTGGCGCGCGAGCCGGCCGTGGAGCGTGCCCGCCGCCTCCTCGAGCGCGTCGGGATGGGCGACCGCCTGGACGCCCTCCCGCGGCACCTCTCCGGCGGCCAGCAGCAGCGGGTGGCCATCGCCCGGGCGCTGGCGATGGAGCCCCCGGTGATGCTCTTCGACGAGCCGACCAGCGCGCTGGACCCCAAGATGACGGGCGAGGTCCTGGCCGTCATGAGCGACCTGGCCGGCGACGGCCTGACCATGGTCGTCGTCACGCACGCGATGCACTTCGCCCGCCGGGTCTCCACCACCGTCCACGTCTTCGGCGACGGCCGCGTCGTGGAGTCGGGCCCGCCGGGGCGGATCTTCGACGACCCCCGTCACGAGGCCACCCGCACGCTGCTCTCCCAGGTTCTCGCGGCCTGA